Within the Telopea speciosissima isolate NSW1024214 ecotype Mountain lineage chromosome 4, Tspe_v1, whole genome shotgun sequence genome, the region AAATCTAATCTGATGTGGATGCGGATAAAGCACTATTCGAATCGAATCGAATCCATTTATATCCCTACTTAAAAGTGCACCAAACATTCACACGTGTTGTGCCAGTATGGGCCCACTGGGTAGCTGAAATGTATCTAGGGTCCCATAAGCAATCACGTGGGAGCGTTAAAGACGACAGATCGTCAAGTTCATCACCATCATAATAGTACCCATATGTCATAGCGACATCGCAGAGACTACAACCCTAGACTGCCGAGTCTTCCGGCGGTTGCTCAGCTTCAGGCCATTCATTTAGGTTAGTGGAAGCCAGTTGCTTAAATTCCTTTTCTACTCTAATGATTTTGATTTCCATCTATAGTCTACGTGGCACCGGCCTTTTCTTACCTCTAACCATACGAAAGAATTATCgagactttttttttaaatttttttgagtttttctttcttccatttttgcGGCTCCAGTGCTTCTGTCGAGGGAGCCTAACTATTCTTAACTTTAATGCTGCACACGTGTAAGCTCCTAAACACCTCTTAAGTTAAGGACCACTTTAGAGGCTTAAGAAAAAGGGCACGCGTCCAACATGGATTCCGCCGCCATTACTCCCTGTTTTTCCACCACGTTTCCTCCGTCTCCCAATCTCCTGTGTGTGCTCGTGCGAGATTCCTGTTTCATTTTAAGTTTAAGGAAAGGTTTTTCTCTGGTGCCCGTATAGAAAATCTCTTATGTTACATCAATGACGTCATATTGACatcagaaaatataaaaataagaaaaaaaattacatttcatAATGTATCTAAATCTAaactttttttcaaaaattcataTCAAACATAACCTTAGATCCATttcattttttctgttttttggcatccaaacatagtctAACCAATTATTTAATCTATCACATTTTGAGACTGGCCAATAAAGTGGTTTTTTACTTCGAAAACAAATCATTCGACATCTATACGTATAAATTGGTTCATCAAGAATACATAAGAAAAACACTTTGAATTGTCAAAGATGATCTCGGCTTCTATACAATTTCGGTTATTCAATCTTGACTTGGATCGAATTAAACCACTCAAAATCATACATTTTTTTCCAACAGGTCTAATAGCATATTCTCCTTTAGGATTCTAgaaaatttctttcaatttagCAATTTCCATGTAATTTTCTTATAGTCATCTTATCCAAACAATTTGATGTCGGTGTCTTAACCAAACTTATAATAACTGAATAAGTACAGAAGTATCTGACCTACATCTTTGTATTCCACCTTCCACACTGGAGCATGTGTCTGTTCAAAGCACCAAGTCCTGTTTTGACCCAAATCATCTAGGCATACCTAACCATACTTGTACATTTTGCCCTACAGTCTGCCCTAAGTACTACCATTCTCACTTTTTTCTTATACTTTGGAGCCAATCTGTTGTCCTTTTTCCTGCTCTTTCTAGCTTATCATCATACCCAAAAGGGGTAGACTACTGGTTAACACACCAGATCAAGGCCCAATGGCCCCAGTAGATATAGATTCCACCACCTCTATATCTTtcatctagggttttaaaagggcGGAGGTTTTCTGTGCAGCAGCGTAGGCTGCGCCTAGGCTGCGCCCAGTCACATGGCTGCTCATTCAgggggacagggtggtcatttcgcccaccctcATATGTCTGGGTGCAGTCTGAGTTGCTGTACAGAGAATATTTGGCCgttttaaaaaaagaatcagATCAGGTGAATTGGCAGATTCAAGCCACTTCAAATGGACCTCtccattcagtttttttttagggttccATGACTTCCATCCAATCTTGACCAATTTCAGCAGCTTCTAGACTAATTCTAGACCGATCTCAGCTGGTTCCAATCTGTTCGACCTAGAACAAGTAAAGCTCAGAAAAACTTGGACCTGCAagagggtgcatggacatacatagaTGGCTGAATAGATATTAACTTGGAACCAACACGATTTCTATCTAGTTAATCTTCTAGCTCCAATAATAGTGCGGTTTAAAGATTGACTTTTTGATTTCGTGAGTAGCTTCGTCTCTGCATCCCAAGAGTGCATCAACATAGTAGGTGGGTATTTGATTCCATTtgagtatgaaatttgacatgcgATTAACGTTATAAGTGTATAACTTATTCAACGATCAATTTTCTAGAACCAATTTTCTACGTGGCTAAAAATATGTGGATCGTCCTAATAATCTTGTCAAGATGGATCATCCTCATGAATTTTATCTATTTTACTTTGTAAAATTTAAACGTAAAAGTTATCTAGATATTCAAAAAGGAAACATTCCTCGTCTCGATCTCTAGACTCCATTATGGTTTCACCAAATTCCCTCCAAAAGGCATCATCTAGGCCACAAGaggatgcatggacatacatggatGATTGAAAAAATATAACATAGAACCAGCATGACTTCTATCCAACTAATGTTTAAACTCTGATATTAGTGCCGGTCCAAGATTGATCTCGTAAGTATCCTCATCTGTGTGCCCCAAGAACGCATGGATTCTGGGTGGGTATTTGATTCAATCTAAGTCTGAAATTGAACACGCAGCAAATGTCAAATTATAATGTGTATAACTTATTTAACGATCAATTGCTAAAACCAATTGTCTACGTGACTGTCCTGATAAGCTTATCAAGATAGATCATCCTCATGAACTTTTGctatatttctttttaaaataaatttaaattcacGAACGTAAACATTCCTCGGCGCTCTAGACTCCTTTAATTTTTCACCAAATTCCTTCCAAAGGCATCATCTAGGGCATTTGTAGTtcatactcttttttttttggggggggggtgtaataTATGTAcctcaaatttttattttttttgggtagaggtATTTGTACCTCATACTCAATACCTTGAAAAGCTATGCaaacaaccttttttttttaaaaggaaattaCAGTAAAGGCCTTAGCTGATTGTAGCTAGATCTTGGGACAAAATAATCAAATACCACCTTCACTAGAGGTAGTTTGGGTGTGGGTATTTTTCAGTATCTGTCCCACCATATTAGATATCCCATTGTTTATGCATTTGCATCTTCCAAGAAGAGGACAATTTTTGGTTTCCCTCATCTAATACCACCCCACCTTAGAAGCCAATTAGTGATTAGGTTCAACTTCAACAAATGAGATTGATTTGTACCAGTAATCACTGGCAACTCTGCTTTCTAATCTCTAGAACAAGTATATATATCTTTAATCTGGTTCAGACCCCATTGGTAATAATCTATGTTTCAGAAATATTTTATCATCAACTAGGAAAGCTATGTTTAAGTTAAAAGAGACATAAGTGAAAGAAGTGGAACCAATTATTATCCACAACTtacaaattattttattaaatccaaaaccaaagttTCTAAATGCCCTCATTACAAAGACAAATGATCAAAAGAATGAGATTTGTATTTAAACTGAAGTACTTAGTACACATATTGCTTCCCTTACCCCCAACCAAAGTAATAATAAACACTTGAAAAATCCATAATTAAATGGTAATTAAACTGttgttctttctcctctttataatttttaatcTATTTTCGTTCtgcttctctttccttctttcctctttaACTTCTACAAACTAGATGATCCTCCTTGATTGATTAATGGCTACTCCTGTAAAAACCAAATGTCCTCAGCATTCCACAAATTCTCTGATACGTCCTCACCACCCAACCAGacgttattgttgttgttgttgttgttgttgttctgcTCAAAAGCTTGGATATCCAATCCATGGTTAAAGTAAGCAATCGGGCTGGTTAAGCAATCTGGGTAGCTAACCTGAGTTGATCCCGATTGGAATCCATTGGTGTTGGTGGCTGTGAAACTGTAGTAATCGGTGGTCAGGTCTGAAACCGTAGAAATTTGGGTTCCCAATGAGTCTGATGAACCGCCGGTGCTGGAATTATCCGGCATGAAACTTGGGACGAAGCCCAAATTATGGTTGCTAGTAGTGGGCAGGACCGGGCCGCCGCCGGCGCCTGTGAGGTTGTTGTTGATGGTGAAGTTGGCCGAGGCAGAAGCTGAGATAGTGGCCGCTTGGATTCTCTCGACCAATCTTGGGATCCATAGATCACGCATGGTATCTTTGAATTGTTTGCTGTTCACGTCGCATTGGAGTTGCTTTGCGTGTTTTTGAACTCTTGTTCTCCAGTAATTCTTAATCTCGTTGTCTGTTCTTCCTGGCAAGTGTTGAGCGATCTTGGACCACCTACAAGATTAAAAACCATGAAAGTATGATAAGAACTAAAGGGAAATCAAAACGAATAGGAACAGAGGTGGAGATCAGATTGAGAGATATACCGATTACCCCAACGAGAATGAAGCTCGAGGATtaaaagctgttcttgaagggttaTGTTTCCACGTCGAACATCTGGTCGTAGGTAGTTCAACCATCTCAATCTGCAGCTTTTTCCTGTTCTTTTCAGACCTGTTTCGAACCCATTCTAGTTAGGATTTCTCAACtcaggaaagaagaagaaattaacaaATAACAAGGAAATCCATGAATCACAGATATGGTGTTTTGGTAAAGTTCCCTGAGAACCCACTTGCACATATTTTATTATCTTGGTATACTCAAAAAGCTGCTTCTCTTAAGCTGCACAAGTAAATCTCTTTtcttgtagaaaaaaaaaaaaagggaaaaccgACTTAAGAACCTCCTGAAATCCCTCTTTGGAATTTCTGTTTCAAATTTACTCAGAGACGAAAGATTTCAATTCCAAATTAAAATTAAGGCCCCAACCCCCAAGAAAAGGATATGTTTGTTTATTCCcctatttgtttttttgtgggttttggCTCAGAAATCTCTTCCGACAAACCCTGTTAGACTGTTCTGAAAACACAGTCAAGAAAGCAATCTATCTATATAAGAAGGAAAACCAGGTGAGAATCGAGACGTGAATTACTGTAACGTCGTTACCTGCGTGTCGAGCAAGGGAGTTCCAGCGACCTTCGCCATGGCTAGTAATGTAATTGATGAGTGTGAGGTCCTCTTGATCAGTCCATGGACCTCGCCTGAGGTCCATCTCTTCATCACTTTGAGTTGCAGAGCTGCAAGATCTCCCATTAACGTCCATTTCCCGTAAGTGGAGAGTTTGATTGAATGACAGAACACGGAATTAGATTGGAGAAGAGATATTATTATgggggtggagagagagagagatagagagagagagagagagaaagagagagactttGAGGGATTGATGGGATTTAACTTGGAAGATAGAGAAGTTCAGGTCTTTTATAGATAGAAGGAATGAGATTGGAAATGTTAAAAAATGGTTAACATGTGAGAAAACACGCAGCAAACAGGGACTAGTTTTAAACCATAAGAACATCACTAACACTTTTGATTATTATTACTAATGGTAAGTTTCAGGGATTTGACGTTTGACTCTTTGACTTTACACATCataccctttaaaaaaaaaaatttatttcccattttttttttcgagaAGTATAATAACCTGATGTTGAAACCATGGTCTCGACCTGGCCtatgatttttatgttttgaataGATTtttatgaaatagtcaacaaatagatttttgttaaaaaataaaaaatgtttgaTTGCATCCTCAATAAtaagaaaatcattttttagttcaaaagaataaattctctatatttcttgaGGTATTTCTTGAGGAGAGGGTCATGGTGGTGATGGGGACGACGAATGGGGTGGCAGTGGAGGTAGTGGCAGGGACAATAGTAAAGTCAGTGGTGAGATATTCAAGAGAAGAAGTGcagggttttatttttaacataaaattattgttttagcaatcaaattaaccatttattcctctcttttcttggtttttatGCAAACCATGTGCTTAAAAAGTAAGaatgaatgaaatttcaatttttgcacaaaaaattaaataaaataaattttcaattttgaaatcgaATGAGTTTCTCATCTATTTCAAAGATTTTAATTCTATTTAACTGAAATAAAGTGTAAAAATCAAACTAAACAATTTTTGGAAAAGAAATCATCCcgtgaaattgaaataaaaaacatatcAAATCGAATTTGGATCCTTTCCGACTATCCATCCAACGGCTGAGAGGATTTGGACCAACATCTGCCAACACCTGAGAATACGTGTCCAAATCCTCTCCACCATAAGATGGGTGATTGAAGAAGAGTTGGAGAAGATCTTTTTCCTACCAAATCAAGGAAAATGGGATAAAATGATTCAGATAGGAATTGCTCTTAGAAAACCTAGAAATCGATCACTCAGATTTAAAATACAATGTTTCGATAAGAAAAAAACCTAGAATCGATTGAATCGAAACAATCAAAATCGGGATGGATCATAACCGATTATGATATGAATTGATCAATTCCACTGATCCGATTTCAATTTTTGAAATAATTTTAACATCAACCGGCTAATTCTAGGATTTTCCGATCTGATGGGACAGATTAGGATTCGAATTACCTCTCTACACCTGTAAAGATGGATGTAAGACAGATGTCGAAGGGGGTGACAGACTGACAGGAGTCACACGACAAGGTATTGGCACTGCAAACAGAAGCTATAGGCAAGTCTTTACGTCACATGCATATTGGGCCTTGGCCCATCACTGGGTGGGGCCCTcttaaagaacaaaagaagaatcAGGATTAAACTGTATCACCAAATCTGAATCTGCCCGGCTTTCATGTAAATGCTGTACATTATTAGATGCTTCCCTGGATTTTCATCATTCAAAACTTGAAAAAGGATCAAATAGGGTTTCAAACGGTTGGTTCGATCCAGTTTTCATCAGTTTAATCCGTTTTTATATATACGTACAATATTAAATTGAAGCCAACTCGGAAAGGTgttgttcagtttcggtttggttcaaattttttttaatggactCTTATTGGTTCACTATCGGTTTGTTAttgattcattttttgttctcatttataaaaaaaaaatgattatctATCTGATCAATTTTATGCTAGTTCCTAAAATACCCAAAACTGAACCTGACATATAAAATATTCGGTCTCGTTCGATTTGATTATATTTTTTCCAATCAATCGAGTCAGTTCGAGCTGACTTTCGACATTCCTAGGAGCAAAGATATGTCTTATTGAAGTTGTATCCATGATTCTTCTATAGAAGTTGTAGGATTTGCCCATTGTGACGCAATATTTTAGAAATTTGTATCCGAACTGGGATTGACGTATGGGGATTTAGATCCGTTGATCCAATCTTTTTTGATTCATCCAAAGGTTATGTTTGGAACataagaaatggatagaaatggatagaaaagaaaagaaaaatctaaaaagatccccctaaaaaaatga harbors:
- the LOC122657894 gene encoding MYB-like transcription factor EOBI, producing MDVNGRSCSSATQSDEEMDLRRGPWTDQEDLTLINYITSHGEGRWNSLARHAGLKRTGKSCRLRWLNYLRPDVRRGNITLQEQLLILELHSRWGNRWSKIAQHLPGRTDNEIKNYWRTRVQKHAKQLQCDVNSKQFKDTMRDLWIPRLVERIQAATISASASANFTINNNLTGAGGGPVLPTTSNHNLGFVPSFMPDNSSTGGSSDSLGTQISTVSDLTTDYYSFTATNTNGFQSGSTQVSYPDCLTSPIAYFNHGLDIQAFEQNNNNNNNNNNVWLGGEDVSENLWNAEDIWFLQE